In one window of Candidatus Palauibacter australiensis DNA:
- a CDS encoding peptidylprolyl isomerase: MIDINRGMKAFRAGACLLAAALALSAPLAALQENEPAAPDTVEATGFPSGVETLDRIVAVVGDTAILLSDLQITLYQLQGAGARIPPEGSERWKTFADDVLEAMIDDLIYLQQARNAGVTVPEDRVTQMADEIFAERRSRFSSEDEMMLAVEETGMNMLQFRQMLRSQAQAEGMRQAYRFELEQRDDLPPVIVSEEEVEAAFEEFAQNQPPRPALVSFNRLVVTPNPSGAARDSVLARTIRVQNDFANEEEFSVLARRHSDDDGTREQGGELGWMSRELLVKPFGDAAWGARPGQTVGPVQTQFGLHFIKIERQRGAERYLRHILLRPDITEEDVEEARTLAIQVADSLRAGADPERLVVVFRGRVADEAIRFDDVSLASLVSQFTGGGAESGLTAPTPGTVYGPLPIERGGPTEFGLVHVLSFRPEGPIELNDVRDQIRQSLRTRKQIDIILQEVRFNTYIDVRF, from the coding sequence GTGATCGACATCAATCGTGGAATGAAAGCCTTCCGGGCCGGGGCCTGCCTGCTCGCCGCGGCGCTCGCCCTCAGCGCGCCGCTCGCCGCACTGCAGGAGAACGAACCGGCGGCGCCCGACACCGTGGAGGCGACCGGGTTCCCCTCCGGCGTGGAGACGCTGGACCGGATCGTGGCCGTGGTGGGCGACACCGCGATCCTCCTGTCCGATCTGCAGATCACGCTCTACCAGTTGCAGGGTGCCGGCGCCCGGATCCCGCCCGAGGGTTCGGAGCGCTGGAAAACCTTCGCCGACGACGTACTCGAGGCGATGATTGACGACCTCATTTACCTGCAGCAGGCGAGGAACGCGGGGGTCACGGTGCCCGAGGATCGCGTGACGCAGATGGCGGACGAGATTTTCGCGGAGAGGCGATCGCGGTTCTCCTCCGAGGACGAGATGATGCTGGCGGTGGAAGAGACGGGCATGAACATGCTCCAGTTCCGCCAGATGCTCCGCTCCCAGGCTCAGGCCGAGGGAATGCGCCAGGCCTATCGGTTCGAACTCGAGCAGCGCGACGACCTGCCGCCGGTCATCGTGAGCGAGGAAGAGGTCGAAGCCGCCTTCGAGGAGTTCGCGCAGAACCAGCCACCGCGCCCCGCGCTCGTCTCCTTCAACCGGCTCGTGGTCACGCCGAATCCGAGCGGCGCGGCCCGGGACAGCGTCCTGGCGCGCACGATCCGGGTGCAGAACGATTTCGCGAACGAGGAGGAGTTCTCGGTCCTCGCCCGCCGCCACTCCGACGACGACGGCACCAGGGAACAGGGCGGCGAGCTGGGCTGGATGAGCCGCGAACTGCTCGTGAAACCGTTCGGCGACGCCGCCTGGGGGGCACGCCCCGGCCAGACGGTGGGTCCGGTGCAGACGCAGTTCGGGCTCCACTTCATCAAGATCGAGCGCCAGCGGGGGGCGGAGCGCTATCTGCGTCACATCCTCCTGCGCCCCGATATCACGGAGGAAGACGTCGAGGAGGCCCGCACGCTCGCGATCCAGGTCGCGGACAGCCTGCGGGCCGGCGCCGACCCGGAACGGCTCGTGGTCGTGTTCCGCGGACGGGTGGCCGACGAGGCGATCCGCTTCGACGACGTCTCGCTCGCGAGCCTGGTCAGCCAGTTCACGGGCGGGGGCGCCGAATCCGGACTCACCGCCCCGACGCCCGGCACGGTGTACGGGCCGCTGCCGATAGAACGCGGCGGCCCGACCGAGTTCGGGCTCGTCCACGTCCTGTCGTTCCGTCCCGAAGGCCCGATCGAACTCAACGATGTGCGGGACCAGATCCGGCAGAGCCTCCGTACCCGCAAGCAGATCGACATCATCCTCCAAGAGGTGCGTTTCAACACGTACATCGATGTGAGATTCTGA
- a CDS encoding 4-hydroxythreonine-4-phosphate dehydrogenase PdxA, which produces MTHMPRLGITLGDPRGIGPEVTAAALSSFSVADGIEAVLVGPRSLGEVEDRLDAVPRETVGDWDPAGGERLAGLLSARAIERAVAMARTGKIDGIVTAPISKAALRAAGYAHPGHTEFLQELAGAREVTMMMSAERTPLGGSLRLALLTAHLPLRDVPSVLDTDLFVRRSGIAIEALRAWWGIERPRLAFAGLNPHAGEGGLFGDEEIEVFAPALARLAADPALDILGVFPGDTVFLKALSGEADLVVTPYHDVGLAVLKTIAMNEGVNVTAGLPFPRTSPDHGTAMDIAGRGVADPGAMRAAIDLCARFCAARAVAT; this is translated from the coding sequence ATGACCCACATGCCGCGCCTCGGGATCACGCTGGGGGATCCGCGCGGGATCGGGCCGGAGGTGACCGCGGCGGCGCTCTCCTCGTTCTCTGTCGCGGACGGGATCGAAGCGGTCCTCGTGGGGCCGCGGTCGCTCGGCGAGGTGGAGGACCGGCTGGATGCGGTGCCCCGGGAGACGGTGGGAGACTGGGACCCCGCGGGCGGCGAGAGGCTCGCGGGCCTGCTCTCGGCGAGGGCCATCGAACGAGCCGTCGCGATGGCGCGGACGGGGAAGATCGACGGGATCGTCACGGCTCCGATCAGCAAGGCCGCCCTGCGGGCCGCGGGGTACGCGCACCCGGGGCATACGGAGTTCCTCCAGGAGTTGGCCGGGGCGCGCGAGGTCACGATGATGATGTCCGCCGAGCGCACACCCCTCGGCGGATCCCTGCGCCTCGCGCTCCTCACCGCGCATCTTCCCCTGCGCGACGTACCCTCCGTGCTCGACACGGACCTCTTCGTGCGCAGATCCGGGATCGCGATCGAAGCCCTGCGCGCGTGGTGGGGGATCGAACGGCCCCGCCTCGCCTTCGCGGGGCTCAATCCGCACGCGGGCGAAGGGGGACTGTTCGGCGACGAGGAGATCGAGGTGTTCGCGCCGGCGCTCGCCCGGCTCGCCGCCGACCCCGCGCTGGACATCCTCGGCGTCTTCCCCGGGGACACCGTCTTCCTGAAGGCGCTCTCCGGAGAGGCGGACCTCGTCGTGACGCCCTACCACGACGTGGGCCTCGCGGTGCTGAAGACGATCGCGATGAACGAGGGCGTGAACGTGACGGCCGGGCTTCCCTTCCCGCGCACGTCGCCGGATCACGGCACGGCGATGGACATCGCGGGCCGCGGGGTCGCGGATCCGGGCGCGATGCGGGCCGCGATCGACCTCTGCGCCCGCTTCTGCGCGGCGCGGGCCGTCGCGACATGA